In Rhabdothermincola sediminis, the sequence TCGGCCAGAACTTCTACAAGCGCTACCTGGGTGACCCCGAGGCCGAGTCGTGGTTCGCCGAACGGGGCATGCCCGACTGGGAGGGCATGAGCGCCCCTAGCTCGTACACGGGCACCACGATCGACGACTACTGGGCATGGCAGGAGTTCTTCGCCGAGCTGCGCCAGCGGCCGGACTGGCTCGACTGGCTCGAGCACCGGGGGCAGGGCGAGATCATCCGCTACACCCTCACCCATCCGACGCGGGTGCTCGGGCAATACCTCGACCAAGCGCCGGTGATGCTGGCCTCGCCGTGGAACCCCGTCTACGGCGAGGAGCTCGACGTCCTGCCCGGACCCTTCGATCGGCTGTGGTTCCGGGGCTCCACCTCGTCGGTCCTGCGAACCGACGTCACCGCCTGGGTGCTGGCCACCGCCGTGCTGGCACTGGTCGCCCTCGCCCGCCGGGCCCGCCCCTCCTGGCCGCTGGTGGCCACCGGGGCGGTCATCGTGGTCGCCAGCGGCGCGTTCCTGTTCCAGGTGTGGTTGGCCTCGGCCTACGAGATCGCCCGCCATGCGGTGCCGGCCACGCACCTGCTGCGGATCGGCCTGCTGGTCATCGCCGCCGCCCTGCTCGACGCGCTCCTGGTGCGCGACCGGGGTCCAGGCCAGGCCTCGAGCGTCGAGGATCGGCGATCATCCCGCCGGGATCTACCATCGGTGGCGCCGGGCGGCAGGATGGAGCCTTCACCATGACCAAGAAGATCGGCATCCTCGTCGTCGCGTACAACGCGGCGTCCACCCTCCACGAAGTCCTCGATCGGATCCCGGCGGACTTCGCCCGAAGGGTCGAGCACGTGCTGGTCTGCGACGACGCCAGCCAGGACGCCACCTACCTCGTCGGGCTCGGCTACCAGACCCTCACCGACCTCCCGCTGACCGTGATCCGCCATGCTCGCAACCTGGGCTACGGCGGCAACCAGAAGGCCGGCTACCGCTGGGCCATCGACCACGGGCTCGACATCGTGGTGCTGCTCCATGGCGACGGCCAGTACGCGCCGGAGATGCTCCCCGAGATGGTGGCGCCTCTGGAGGCGGACGAGTGCGACGCCGTTTTCGGCTCTCGCATGATGGTCAAAGGCGCCGCCAGGCGGGGTGGTATGCCGCTCTACAAATACGTGGGCAACCGGATCCTCACCAGGGTCGAGAACGCCCTCGTGGGCACGGAGCTCAGCGAATGGCACAGCGGCTACCGGGCCTACAGCGTGGGCGCGCTGCGGGACATCCCCTTCGAGCGGAACTCGGACGGCTTCGACTTCGACACCGAGATCATCATCCAGCTCCACGAGGCCGGGAAGTCGATCCGAGAGATCCCGATCCCCACCTACTACGGCGACGAGATCTGCCACGTCAACGGCCTCGGTTACGCCCGGGATGTCACGGTCGACGCGCTGCGCTACCGGCTACACCGCATGGGGTTCGGCACCGGCGAGTCGGCGTTCGCGCACACCGACTACGAGATGAAGCCGGGTCCCGGCTCCTCGCACGATCGGATCCTGTCCTGGATGGCGAACCGGCCACCCGCCAGGGTGCTGGACCTCGGCTGCGCCGCCGGCCACCTGGCGGAGGCGCTGCGCCTGGCGGGCCACCAGGTGATCGGCGTGGACGTCGAGAAGTGCGAGGGCGTCGGTGAGCGCCTCGACGAGTTCCACCAGGCCGACCTGGCCGGGGGCATCCCTCCCGAGGTGGGTGACGGCTTCGACGTGGTCATCGCCGCCGACGTCCTCGAGCACCTGCCGGAGCCCAAGCGCCTCCTCACCCAGATCCGGGACCTGCTCAGCCCTCGTGGGGTGCTCATCGCCAGCGTGCCCAACTTCGGGCACTGGTACCCGCGCCTGCGCGTGCTGTCGGGGCGATTCGACTACGACCGCCGCGGCATCCTCGACCGCGGCCACCTGCGGTTCTTCACCCGGGCGAGCTTCGAACGGCTCGTAACGGGATGCGGCTACCGGATCCGGCGCCGTACCGCCACCGGCATCCCTTTCGAGGTCACCGCGCGGGGCAGCTCGGACGGCCGGACGTCCGGCGCGGGGGGCGGTGCGCTCCCGACGCTGGACCGGGCCGCGGTGGCGTTGTGGCCGACGCTGTTCGGCTACCAGTTCGTCTACGAGCTGGAACCAGCCTGACCGGTGGCGGCGGGTGTCCCCGCTCCTGCGTACGCTCGAACGCGTGGCGGCCGACGACCCCGACCTGAACCCCGCCCAGCGGGAGGTGTTGGCCCTGCTGGGCGCGACGCGGGCCGAGCGGCCGGTGTTCGAGTCGTCGCTGGCAGCCGAGCTACTGCAGGCCCTCGTCGACGAGCTGGCCCCGGTCGCCGCCCTGGTGCCCGACGGTGACCCGCTGTTCGTCTCCAAGCACCACCTCACCCAGATCCACGCCTGTGAGGCGCATGCCCTGGCAGAGCGTGCCGAGCCGTTCGCCTGGTCGGTGCCCCGGGCCCGGGGCAAGGTGGCTCACAAGGCGATCGAACTCCTGCTCAACTGGCAGGGCAAGCCGAACCCGGCCGACCTGGTCGACGAGGCGATCGCCCGCCTCACCGAAGGGGTCGACGGGCTGGCCGGCTGGCTCCAGACCCGACCCGAAGCCGATGTCGCCGAGTTGCGGAGCGAGGCCTCCCAGCGGGTCACGACGTTCATGGAGTGCTTCCCGCCGCTCAAGTCTGACTGGTGCCCGGTCCTCGAGCCCCGATGGCGTGTGGAACTCGCCGATGGGCGGATCGTGCTCTCCGGGCAGGTCGACCTCACCCTCGGCCGACCTCGCGGCTCGCAGGCGAGCAAGGTGCTGGTCGATTTCAAGACCGGGGGCGCCCACCCCAGCCACGTCGACGACCTGCGCTTCTACGCCCTGCTCGACACGATCCGGCTCGGCGTCCCCCCTCGGCTGCTCGCCTCCTACTACCTCGACAGCGGTCGAGCGCACGTCGAGCCGGTCTCCACGGACGTGCTGCACGCAGCCGTCCGACGCACCGCTGACGGGGTACGGCGACTCGTGGAGCTTCTCCACGGGCACGCGGTAGCGAACCGCCAGCCCGGGTCACGGTGCCGGTGGTGCGCCGCGCTCGAGGAGTGTGCCGAAGGCCGGGCCCACCTCGACGAGGACCGCGGCTGATCAGGAATCCCGCCCCGCCTGCGGGGAGGCAGCAGCTTCGTCATCCATCCGCGCCACCCACCCGGTACCGGCGCGCAACCAGCCGCAGATCAGCAGGAACGCGATCCCGGCCGCCGCCACGGTGAGGCGCGGGCCGACCAGGTGGGCCAACGACCCCTGCACGAGTGCACCGACCGGCAACGAGGCAGTGAGCAACATGATGTAGAGGGCGAGCACCTTGCCCCGCATGTCCTCGTCCACCTGAACCTGGATGGTGGTGTTGAGGGTCGAGGCCAGCGCGAGATAGCCGCCGCCGGCCACGAGTAGCGCGAGCAACCCGAGCAGGTACACCGGAGCCAGCGCGAACGCAGTGATGGCGGTGCCGTAGACCACCACGGCGGCAGTCACCAGCACCGACCGGGCGATCCCCGAACCTGGCCCCGCGACGAGCGGTGCAGCCAGCACCGACCCCACCCCGAGCGAGGCGGCGAGCAGGCCGTAGGCGACACCGCCCACCCCGAAGACGTCGTCGGCGAACACGACGAGGAGCTGGAAGACGGGGCTGCCCAGCGC encodes:
- a CDS encoding bifunctional glycosyltransferase/class I SAM-dependent methyltransferase, with amino-acid sequence MTKKIGILVVAYNAASTLHEVLDRIPADFARRVEHVLVCDDASQDATYLVGLGYQTLTDLPLTVIRHARNLGYGGNQKAGYRWAIDHGLDIVVLLHGDGQYAPEMLPEMVAPLEADECDAVFGSRMMVKGAARRGGMPLYKYVGNRILTRVENALVGTELSEWHSGYRAYSVGALRDIPFERNSDGFDFDTEIIIQLHEAGKSIREIPIPTYYGDEICHVNGLGYARDVTVDALRYRLHRMGFGTGESAFAHTDYEMKPGPGSSHDRILSWMANRPPARVLDLGCAAGHLAEALRLAGHQVIGVDVEKCEGVGERLDEFHQADLAGGIPPEVGDGFDVVIAADVLEHLPEPKRLLTQIRDLLSPRGVLIASVPNFGHWYPRLRVLSGRFDYDRRGILDRGHLRFFTRASFERLVTGCGYRIRRRTATGIPFEVTARGSSDGRTSGAGGGALPTLDRAAVALWPTLFGYQFVYELEPA
- a CDS encoding PD-(D/E)XK nuclease family protein → MAADDPDLNPAQREVLALLGATRAERPVFESSLAAELLQALVDELAPVAALVPDGDPLFVSKHHLTQIHACEAHALAERAEPFAWSVPRARGKVAHKAIELLLNWQGKPNPADLVDEAIARLTEGVDGLAGWLQTRPEADVAELRSEASQRVTTFMECFPPLKSDWCPVLEPRWRVELADGRIVLSGQVDLTLGRPRGSQASKVLVDFKTGGAHPSHVDDLRFYALLDTIRLGVPPRLLASYYLDSGRAHVEPVSTDVLHAAVRRTADGVRRLVELLHGHAVANRQPGSRCRWCAALEECAEGRAHLDEDRG